A region of Lemur catta isolate mLemCat1 chromosome 22, mLemCat1.pri, whole genome shotgun sequence DNA encodes the following proteins:
- the VDAC3 gene encoding voltage-dependent anion-selective channel protein 3 isoform X2, with protein sequence MCNTPTYCDLGKAAKDVFNKGYGFGMVKIDLKTKSCSGVEFSTSGHAYTDTGKASGNLETKYKVCNYGLTFTQKWNTDNTLGTEISWENKLAEGLKLTLDTIFVPNTGKKSGKLKASYKRDCFSLGSNVDIDFSGPTIYGWAVLALEGWLAGYQMSFDTAKSKLSQNNFALGYKAADFQLHTHVNDGTEFGGSIYQKVNEKIETSINLAWTAGSNNTRFGIAAKYKLDCRTSLSAKVNNASLIGLGYTQTLRPGVKLTLSALIDGKNFNAGGHKVGLGFELEA encoded by the exons ATGTGTAACACACCGACTTACTGTGACCTAGGAAAGGCTGCCAAGGATGTCTTCAACAAAGGGTATG ggTTTGGCATGGTCAAAATAGATCTGAAAACCAAGTCTTGTAGTGGAGTG GAATTTTCTACTTCTGGTCATGCTTACACTGATACAGGGAAAGCGTCAGGCAACCTAGAGACCAAATATAAGGTCTGTAACTATGGACTTACCTTCACCCAAAAATGGAACACAGACAATACTCTTGGGACAGAAATCTCTTGGGAGAATAAG ttGGCTGAAGGGTTGAAACTGACTCTTGATACCATATTTGTACCGAACACAGG aAAGAAGAGTGGGAAATTGAAGGCCTCCTATAAACGAGATTGTTTCAGTCTTGGCAGTAATGTTGATATAGATTTTTCTGGACCAACCATCTATGGCTGGGCTGTGTTGGCCTTGGAAGGTTGGCTTGCTGGCTATCAGATGAGTTTTGACACAGCCAAATCCAAACTGTCACAGAATAATTTTGCCCTGGGTTACAAGGCTGCAGACTTCCAGCTGCACACTCATGT GAACGATGGCACTGAATTTGGAGGTTCTATCTACCAGAAGGTTAATGAGAAGATCGAAACGTCGATAAACCTTGCTTGGACGGCTGGCAGTAACAACACCCGTTTTGGCATTGCTGCTAAATACAAGCTGGACTGTAGGACTTCTCTATCT GCTAAAGTAAACAATGCCAGCTTGATTGGACTGGGTTACACTCAGACCCTCCGACCAG gCGTCAAACTGACCCTATCAGCTTTAATTGATGGAAAGAACTTCAATGCAGGAGGTCACAAGGttgggctgggatttgaactggAAGCTTAA
- the VDAC3 gene encoding voltage-dependent anion-selective channel protein 3 isoform X1 has translation MCNTPTYCDLGKAAKDVFNKGYGFGMVKIDLKTKSCSGVMEFSTSGHAYTDTGKASGNLETKYKVCNYGLTFTQKWNTDNTLGTEISWENKLAEGLKLTLDTIFVPNTGKKSGKLKASYKRDCFSLGSNVDIDFSGPTIYGWAVLALEGWLAGYQMSFDTAKSKLSQNNFALGYKAADFQLHTHVNDGTEFGGSIYQKVNEKIETSINLAWTAGSNNTRFGIAAKYKLDCRTSLSAKVNNASLIGLGYTQTLRPGVKLTLSALIDGKNFNAGGHKVGLGFELEA, from the exons ATGTGTAACACACCGACTTACTGTGACCTAGGAAAGGCTGCCAAGGATGTCTTCAACAAAGGGTATG ggTTTGGCATGGTCAAAATAGATCTGAAAACCAAGTCTTGTAGTGGAGTG ATG GAATTTTCTACTTCTGGTCATGCTTACACTGATACAGGGAAAGCGTCAGGCAACCTAGAGACCAAATATAAGGTCTGTAACTATGGACTTACCTTCACCCAAAAATGGAACACAGACAATACTCTTGGGACAGAAATCTCTTGGGAGAATAAG ttGGCTGAAGGGTTGAAACTGACTCTTGATACCATATTTGTACCGAACACAGG aAAGAAGAGTGGGAAATTGAAGGCCTCCTATAAACGAGATTGTTTCAGTCTTGGCAGTAATGTTGATATAGATTTTTCTGGACCAACCATCTATGGCTGGGCTGTGTTGGCCTTGGAAGGTTGGCTTGCTGGCTATCAGATGAGTTTTGACACAGCCAAATCCAAACTGTCACAGAATAATTTTGCCCTGGGTTACAAGGCTGCAGACTTCCAGCTGCACACTCATGT GAACGATGGCACTGAATTTGGAGGTTCTATCTACCAGAAGGTTAATGAGAAGATCGAAACGTCGATAAACCTTGCTTGGACGGCTGGCAGTAACAACACCCGTTTTGGCATTGCTGCTAAATACAAGCTGGACTGTAGGACTTCTCTATCT GCTAAAGTAAACAATGCCAGCTTGATTGGACTGGGTTACACTCAGACCCTCCGACCAG gCGTCAAACTGACCCTATCAGCTTTAATTGATGGAAAGAACTTCAATGCAGGAGGTCACAAGGttgggctgggatttgaactggAAGCTTAA